The following coding sequences lie in one Flavobacterium cyclinae genomic window:
- the gldF gene encoding gliding motility-associated ABC transporter permease subunit GldF, translating to MKALLLREIKSFFGSPIGYLVIGIFLLLNGLFLWVFEGEFNILNSGFADMSPFFKLAPWILIFLIPAVTMRSFSDEKKQGTIELLFTKPLSNWDIVNGKFLGALVLIILAIVPTIIYVLTISHFGNPQGNIDMGSTLGSYFGLLFLIAAYTAIGIFASTLSDNQIVAFIIAVFCCFFFYFGFDGIASFLGNYSSMFAALGMDYHFKSMSRGVLDTRDIVYFVSVTFLFLSATVYQLKSLKW from the coding sequence ATGAAAGCATTATTATTACGAGAAATAAAATCCTTTTTTGGTTCGCCGATTGGATATTTAGTCATCGGGATTTTTCTTTTACTCAACGGATTATTTCTTTGGGTTTTTGAAGGCGAATTCAACATATTAAACTCGGGTTTTGCCGATATGAGTCCGTTTTTCAAATTGGCGCCATGGATTTTAATTTTCTTAATTCCTGCTGTAACCATGCGCAGTTTTTCAGATGAGAAAAAACAAGGTACGATTGAATTGTTGTTTACCAAACCGCTTTCGAATTGGGACATCGTAAACGGAAAATTCTTAGGTGCTTTGGTGTTAATCATTTTAGCGATTGTTCCAACGATCATTTATGTGTTGACGATTTCGCATTTTGGAAATCCGCAAGGCAATATTGATATGGGAAGTACACTTGGTTCGTATTTCGGATTATTGTTCTTAATTGCGGCTTATACGGCGATTGGAATTTTTGCTTCTACTTTATCAGATAACCAAATTGTGGCATTTATAATTGCGGTTTTTTGTTGTTTCTTTTTCTATTTTGGGTTTGATGGCATTGCTTCTTTCCTTGGAAATTATAGTTCGATGTTTGCTGCTTTAGGAATGGATTATCACTTTAAAAGTATGAGTCGCGGTGTGTTAGATACACGAGATATTGTGTACTTTGTGAGTGTGACGTTTTTATTTTTATCGGCAACGGTTTATCAACTTAAATCTTTGAAATGGTAA
- a CDS encoding putative quinol monooxygenase, whose protein sequence is MFIRIVKMRFHEDKIEAFLNNFEEVKHHIRNFEGNRFLELYQDKNDKRIFFTYSYWENEEALENYRKSDLFEGVWSYTKTLFSDKPEAWSVDRLVTLS, encoded by the coding sequence ATGTTCATAAGAATTGTAAAAATGCGTTTTCACGAAGATAAAATCGAAGCTTTTTTAAATAATTTTGAAGAAGTGAAACACCACATACGAAACTTCGAAGGAAACCGTTTCTTAGAATTGTATCAAGACAAAAACGATAAACGTATTTTCTTCACGTACAGTTATTGGGAAAACGAGGAAGCATTAGAAAATTACAGAAAATCGGATTTGTTTGAAGGCGTTTGGAGTTATACTAAAACGTTGTTTAGCGATAAGCCAGAAGCTTGGAGTGTGGATAGATTGGTAACTTTAAGTTAG
- a CDS encoding SAM hydrolase/SAM-dependent halogenase family protein — protein MSIITLTTDFGHKDYFVGALKGKILSEHKEAVIVDISHEIDLFNTLEASYCIEAAYHNFPKGTIHIIGVDSERVGDTQHIAMQWDDHYFICADNGILNTLIQKKIPQKIVAITIHDRLNIDASDMDVFVAVACHIARGGLLNVIGKEIPALKPVSVLTSSISADLNEIKGQIVYIDSFGNCVTNISYKQFNETIRGRKFEIVIKNKKFSRLHKNYSDFPVSDVKQLKDLEGEFLALFNENGYLEIAIYKSNPKTVGSAATLLGLHFRDTVSIKFK, from the coding sequence ATGTCAATAATTACTTTAACTACCGACTTTGGACACAAAGACTACTTCGTAGGTGCTTTGAAAGGAAAAATTTTGTCGGAACACAAAGAAGCAGTTATTGTAGACATTTCGCACGAGATTGACTTATTCAACACATTAGAAGCGAGTTACTGTATTGAAGCCGCTTATCACAACTTTCCAAAAGGCACGATTCATATTATTGGTGTGGATAGTGAACGTGTGGGCGATACCCAACATATTGCGATGCAATGGGACGATCATTATTTCATTTGTGCCGATAACGGAATTTTGAATACGTTAATCCAGAAGAAAATTCCACAGAAAATCGTAGCCATTACCATCCACGACCGATTGAATATTGATGCAAGTGATATGGATGTTTTCGTAGCGGTGGCGTGTCATATTGCAAGAGGTGGTTTGTTGAATGTGATTGGTAAGGAAATTCCCGCTTTGAAACCTGTGAGTGTGTTGACCTCTTCGATTTCGGCTGATTTAAATGAAATAAAAGGTCAGATTGTGTATATCGATTCGTTTGGAAATTGCGTTACTAATATTTCGTACAAACAATTTAACGAAACCATTAGAGGTAGAAAATTCGAAATTGTAATTAAAAATAAAAAGTTCAGTCGTTTGCACAAAAACTACTCCGATTTTCCGGTTTCCGATGTGAAACAATTAAAGGATTTAGAAGGTGAATTTTTGGCCTTATTTAATGAAAACGGCTATTTAGAAATTGCAATATATAAGAGTAATCCAAAAACGGTAGGTTCGGCAGCCACCTTATTAGGATTACATTTTAGAGATACGGTATCCATTAAATTCAAATAA
- a CDS encoding PhoH family protein produces the protein MNERIIELVDIAPKEFWGAQDAHLETIKKYYPKLKIVARGTTLKAFGEPEILDEFENRFKRLMHHFTRYNSIDDNVILRVLETSHQHDAEHMHDRDKILVHGVGGKLIKAMTPNQQKLVDYVHKNDMVFAIGPAGTGKTYTGVAMAVKALKEKQVKRIILTRPAVEAGENLGFLPGDMKEKLDPYMQPLYDALRDMLPPQTLEDYILKGIIQIAPLAFMRGRTLDNAFVILDEAQNTTHSQMKMFLTRMGKNAKFIITGDPGQVDLPRRTISGLKEAILVLKDVEGIGIIYLDDKDIVRHRLVKKIIDAYKSIENND, from the coding sequence TTGAACGAAAGAATCATTGAATTAGTCGACATTGCTCCAAAAGAATTTTGGGGTGCGCAAGATGCTCATCTTGAAACTATTAAGAAGTATTATCCAAAACTTAAAATCGTAGCACGAGGAACTACTCTTAAAGCATTTGGTGAGCCAGAAATCTTGGATGAGTTTGAAAATCGCTTCAAAAGATTGATGCATCATTTTACGCGTTACAACAGTATTGATGATAATGTTATTTTGAGGGTTTTAGAAACGAGTCATCAACATGATGCCGAACACATGCACGATCGCGATAAGATTTTAGTGCATGGTGTAGGAGGAAAGTTAATCAAAGCCATGACGCCTAACCAACAAAAATTGGTGGATTATGTACACAAAAACGATATGGTTTTCGCTATCGGTCCAGCCGGAACAGGAAAAACGTATACCGGTGTTGCCATGGCTGTAAAAGCATTGAAAGAAAAACAAGTCAAGCGAATCATATTAACACGTCCAGCTGTGGAAGCAGGAGAGAACTTAGGTTTTCTTCCTGGTGATATGAAGGAAAAGTTAGATCCATACATGCAACCTTTATACGATGCGTTGCGCGATATGTTGCCACCACAAACTTTAGAAGATTACATTTTAAAAGGCATTATTCAAATTGCTCCTTTAGCGTTTATGCGTGGACGAACTTTAGATAATGCATTCGTAATCTTAGATGAAGCACAAAATACCACGCATTCCCAAATGAAAATGTTCCTAACACGTATGGGAAAAAACGCCAAATTCATCATTACGGGCGACCCAGGTCAGGTGGATTTACCACGAAGAACGATTTCAGGATTGAAAGAAGCTATTTTGGTTTTGAAAGATGTTGAAGGCATCGGAATCATTTACTTAGACGACAAAGATATCGTGCGCCACCGATTGGTTAAGAAAATTATTGATGCATATAAGAGTATTGAGAATAATGATTAG
- a CDS encoding phosphoribosylaminoimidazolesuccinocarboxamide synthase, giving the protein MNTITTTNFNFPGQKSVYRGKVREVYNINDDLLVMVATDRLSAFDVVLPKGIPYKGQILNQIATKFMELTSDIVPNWLVATPDPNVAVGHLCEPFKVEMVIRGYLSGHAAREYAAGRRILCGVEMPEGLKENDKFPTPIITPTTKADNGSHDEDISREAILANGIVTEEDYLTLEKYTRALYQRGTEIAASRGLILVDTKYEFGKTKDGQIVLIDEIHTPDSSRYFYAEGYAERQANGEEQKQLSKEFVRRWLIENGFQGKEGQQIPFMSDEYIETVSERYIELFENIIGEKFVKADISNINERIEKNVLNYLQNR; this is encoded by the coding sequence ATGAATACAATTACGACTACCAATTTCAATTTTCCAGGTCAAAAATCGGTGTACCGTGGAAAAGTTAGAGAAGTTTACAATATCAATGATGACTTATTAGTAATGGTCGCTACCGATCGTCTTTCGGCATTTGATGTGGTTTTGCCAAAAGGAATTCCTTACAAAGGACAAATCCTTAATCAAATCGCTACGAAGTTCATGGAATTAACGTCTGATATTGTACCGAATTGGTTAGTAGCAACTCCAGATCCAAACGTGGCGGTAGGACATTTATGTGAGCCTTTCAAAGTGGAAATGGTAATTCGTGGGTATTTATCAGGACATGCAGCGCGTGAATATGCAGCAGGAAGAAGAATCCTATGTGGTGTGGAAATGCCAGAAGGTTTAAAAGAAAACGATAAATTCCCAACACCAATCATCACGCCAACTACGAAAGCCGATAACGGTTCTCACGACGAAGATATTTCTCGTGAAGCTATTTTAGCTAACGGAATTGTAACCGAAGAAGATTATTTAACCTTAGAAAAATACACCAGAGCCTTATACCAAAGAGGAACTGAAATTGCAGCGTCTCGCGGTTTAATCTTAGTAGATACAAAATACGAATTCGGGAAAACAAAAGACGGACAAATCGTATTAATCGACGAAATCCATACACCAGATTCTTCTCGTTATTTCTACGCAGAAGGATATGCTGAAAGACAAGCAAATGGCGAAGAACAAAAACAATTGTCAAAAGAGTTCGTACGTCGTTGGTTAATTGAAAACGGTTTCCAAGGAAAAGAAGGCCAACAAATTCCGTTTATGTCAGACGAATACATCGAAACGGTTTCAGAACGTTACATTGAGTTATTCGAAAACATCATTGGAGAAAAATTCGTAAAAGCGGATATTTCCAATATCAATGAAAGAATTGAGAAAAACGTTTTGAATTATTTACAAAATAGATAA
- a CDS encoding ankyrin repeat domain-containing protein, producing MKKTNRFWVILPAVTLLFTSALQASESTTTIATPVAVVKITPSQLNVAISKGDLAKVQQLVGIGVDVNKKDERSITPLMYAILFKQTQIVDYLIRNGADYNAEDANGLTILDYAKKSKSEEILKLINDARKRR from the coding sequence ATGAAAAAAACGAACAGATTTTGGGTAATCCTACCCGCAGTAACCTTATTGTTTACATCAGCTTTACAAGCGAGTGAAAGTACAACAACAATCGCAACACCAGTTGCCGTTGTAAAAATTACACCATCACAGTTAAATGTAGCCATTAGTAAAGGCGATTTAGCCAAAGTGCAACAATTAGTTGGAATAGGAGTAGACGTCAACAAAAAAGACGAACGTAGTATAACGCCTTTAATGTATGCCATCTTATTCAAGCAAACTCAAATTGTAGATTACTTAATAAGAAACGGTGCCGATTACAACGCTGAAGATGCCAATGGTTTAACCATCTTAGATTACGCCAAGAAATCAAAATCAGAAGAAATTTTAAAACTGATCAACGACGCTCGTAAAAGACGATAA
- a CDS encoding DUF559 domain-containing protein: protein MKSKWGFLRETTELAKKAGIDKDTGLHRTGLDEYLKVIFPNVEDWIHDKTLGKINDITYKSRPDYRSETLKLIIEFDGLQHYTKPDIIEKDIRLTKVYEDLGYKVVRIPYFIQLSNNAVKKLFGIEVKEFLFDESIPSLGYKGQNTPAYLCPAGLARMVKEFRDFPEQYKTNFEFLKKQNEPFKTGIEFLEIEFNRIHNLV, encoded by the coding sequence ATGAAAAGTAAGTGGGGATTTTTAAGAGAAACAACTGAATTGGCAAAAAAAGCAGGAATTGATAAAGATACTGGATTACATCGAACAGGATTAGATGAATATTTAAAAGTAATTTTTCCTAATGTTGAAGATTGGATTCACGACAAAACTCTTGGCAAAATAAATGATATAACTTACAAAAGCCGCCCTGATTATAGAAGTGAAACTCTGAAGTTGATAATTGAATTTGATGGATTACAACATTATACCAAACCAGATATTATTGAAAAAGATATTAGACTGACAAAAGTTTACGAAGATTTAGGATATAAAGTAGTGAGAATCCCATATTTTATTCAATTATCAAATAATGCTGTAAAAAAACTATTCGGAATTGAAGTTAAAGAATTTTTATTTGATGAAAGTATTCCTTCTTTAGGGTATAAAGGACAAAACACACCTGCTTATTTATGTCCTGCAGGATTGGCAAGAATGGTAAAAGAATTTCGAGATTTTCCTGAACAATACAAAACTAATTTTGAATTTTTAAAAAAACAGAACGAACCATTCAAAACAGGAATAGAATTTCTTGAAATCGAATTTAATAGAATTCACAATCTAGTCTAA
- a CDS encoding M42 family metallopeptidase, producing MSTKSILKKSSMTFLENYLNNASPTGHEAEGQKIWMDYLKPYVDTFITDTYGSAVGVINPDAPYKVVIEGHADEISWYVNYITDDGLIYVIRNGGSDHQIAPSKRVNIHTKKGIVRGVFGWPAIHTRGRAGKAEESAKIENIFIDCGCSTKAEVEALGVHVGCVITYPDTFEILNHDKFVCRAIDNRMGGFMIAEVARLLKENKKKLPFGLYIVNSVQEEIGLRGAEMITQRIKPNVAIVTDVCHDTTTPMIDKKIEGDLKMGRGPVIAYAPATQNVLREMIVDTAVENKIPFQRHATSRVTGTDTDAFAYSNGGVASALISLPLRYMHTTVEMVHRDDVENVIKLIYETLLKIENNETFSYFK from the coding sequence ATGAGCACAAAATCGATATTAAAGAAGTCGTCGATGACTTTTTTGGAAAATTATTTGAATAATGCCTCGCCAACGGGACATGAAGCGGAAGGACAAAAAATTTGGATGGACTACCTAAAACCGTATGTAGATACTTTTATTACTGACACGTATGGGAGTGCGGTGGGAGTGATTAATCCAGATGCGCCATATAAAGTGGTGATTGAAGGTCATGCTGATGAAATTTCGTGGTATGTGAATTATATTACTGATGACGGATTAATCTATGTGATTAGAAACGGAGGTTCGGATCATCAGATTGCGCCATCGAAGCGTGTGAACATTCATACAAAGAAAGGAATTGTTCGTGGCGTTTTTGGTTGGCCAGCGATTCATACAAGAGGAAGAGCCGGAAAAGCAGAAGAATCAGCAAAAATTGAAAACATATTTATTGACTGTGGTTGCTCTACGAAAGCCGAAGTAGAAGCTTTAGGCGTTCATGTGGGTTGTGTGATTACGTATCCAGATACTTTTGAAATTTTAAACCACGATAAATTTGTGTGTAGAGCCATTGATAACCGCATGGGTGGTTTTATGATTGCCGAAGTAGCGCGTTTATTAAAGGAGAACAAAAAGAAATTGCCTTTTGGATTGTACATCGTGAACTCGGTGCAAGAAGAAATTGGTTTGCGTGGTGCCGAAATGATTACCCAACGCATTAAACCGAACGTTGCCATCGTAACCGATGTTTGCCACGACACGACTACGCCAATGATTGACAAAAAAATTGAAGGCGATTTAAAAATGGGACGCGGACCTGTTATTGCTTACGCTCCGGCGACACAAAACGTTTTACGTGAAATGATTGTGGACACAGCAGTAGAAAACAAAATACCTTTCCAACGCCATGCTACTTCTCGCGTTACCGGAACCGATACTGATGCTTTTGCGTATAGCAATGGCGGTGTTGCCTCGGCTTTGATTTCGTTACCGTTGCGTTATATGCACACTACTGTAGAAATGGTACACCGCGACGACGTAGAAAATGTTATTAAATTGATTTACGAAACGCTATTGAAAATTGAAAATAACGAAACGTTTAGTTATTTTAAATAA
- a CDS encoding DUF4294 domain-containing protein has protein sequence MYKLLLSSFFLFIATFSFAQTETDTLQMTAQDSSIIYSIELKEIIFTPNNVYASDEDKKAKLILKRRIFKVYPYAKLTADKLTQLNATMAKLKTSREKKKYFKIVEKYLEEEFEPRLKKLSRKDGQILVKLIYRQTGSTTFDLIKEYKSGWKAFWANSTAYLFDINLKTEYNPFEVKEDYHIEGILNAAFNQGQLTKQDPKKPIDFDKLNEHWINKIKLQKPVSKD, from the coding sequence ATGTACAAATTATTATTAAGTAGTTTTTTCTTGTTCATCGCTACTTTCTCTTTTGCCCAAACCGAAACCGATACGTTACAAATGACGGCTCAAGATTCGTCTATTATATATTCCATTGAATTAAAAGAAATTATTTTCACGCCAAATAACGTCTATGCCAGTGATGAAGACAAAAAAGCCAAGTTAATATTAAAGAGAAGAATCTTTAAAGTATACCCGTATGCCAAATTAACGGCAGATAAGCTAACGCAATTAAACGCTACCATGGCAAAACTGAAGACCAGTCGCGAAAAAAAGAAATACTTTAAAATCGTAGAAAAGTATTTAGAAGAAGAATTCGAACCACGTTTAAAAAAGCTATCCCGTAAAGACGGTCAAATCCTAGTCAAACTCATTTACCGCCAAACCGGAAGCACTACTTTCGATCTAATCAAAGAATACAAAAGCGGATGGAAAGCCTTTTGGGCGAATTCCACAGCCTATTTATTCGACATCAACCTCAAAACCGAGTACAATCCATTTGAAGTAAAAGAAGACTATCATATAGAAGGTATCTTAAACGCCGCCTTCAATCAAGGCCAACTCACCAAGCAAGATCCCAAGAAGCCCATAGACTTCGATAAATTAAACGAACACTGGATTAATAAAATCAAACTACAAAAACCAGTTTCAAAAGATTAA
- a CDS encoding DUF3857 domain-containing protein: MRKILSKCILVLLLCQVNSLIAQEYTFKNYKWEQKPEPFTAPEAYKNENEIIVSRTIKIEVVNDKNGPKQYYLLHDKIFINSDDAIEKNNKIYLPFSSNENVVKNEARVILKSGKIISLDKKDIKEEVDEERGIKYNYFAINGLEKGALIEKIFLLEEAPELNGKTFRMQDDLPILNIDFELIHPNHLVFKTKGYNNLAEANIDDKRYENKISISVKETNVPKLEDDEKYSNWKANIKHFRYKLDENLYNGSKNLYNYKEFAANVFERFNAELDKKSQKSVEDFCKSIPKSNNLQEQIWNIENKVKKTIPYNRYFDKKENLAEVIKTKQANQTEILSLYLAIFKHFKIENQIVFASNRYDIPFDPEFESYENLDELLFFFPSINKFMTPTEIEYRIPLIPNILANNNGLFIKGKEFAGVKMGIGEVNFIPIPGVEITHDVMNITIDFTKDIENPIITNEMSFGGYAALNFQPIKDFAPAEQYKEILKSIAENYTLQEEYTSLTTENDGTDFIGKKPFVLKVTFEGKDLVQKAGDNYLFSVGKTIGSQMELYQENKRMMPVEIDYPHSYLRKIKIKLPKGATVKNLEKFTMNYKTDINGKTEAAFVSDYKTQGDEIMIENTEYYNIINYPLEHFDSYKAVINAAADFNKIVIVLNQ; this comes from the coding sequence ATGAGAAAAATCCTTTCAAAATGTATTCTTGTTTTATTGTTGTGTCAGGTTAATTCTTTAATCGCACAAGAATATACATTTAAAAATTATAAGTGGGAGCAAAAACCAGAACCTTTTACTGCCCCAGAAGCTTATAAAAACGAAAATGAAATCATTGTTAGTAGAACCATTAAAATTGAAGTTGTAAACGACAAGAACGGTCCTAAACAATACTATTTATTACACGATAAAATTTTTATCAATTCTGATGATGCTATTGAAAAAAACAATAAAATTTACTTGCCATTTAGTTCTAATGAAAATGTAGTTAAAAACGAAGCTCGAGTAATATTAAAAAGTGGCAAAATAATATCATTGGATAAAAAAGATATAAAAGAGGAAGTAGATGAAGAACGTGGAATAAAATACAATTATTTTGCAATTAACGGATTAGAAAAAGGAGCATTGATTGAAAAAATATTCCTTTTAGAAGAAGCGCCAGAGTTAAATGGTAAAACATTTAGAATGCAGGATGACTTACCAATATTAAATATCGACTTCGAACTAATACATCCAAATCACTTAGTATTTAAAACTAAAGGTTACAACAATTTAGCTGAAGCTAATATTGATGACAAACGCTATGAAAATAAAATCTCTATTAGCGTAAAAGAAACCAATGTTCCAAAATTAGAAGACGATGAAAAATATTCGAATTGGAAAGCAAACATCAAACACTTCCGTTATAAATTAGACGAAAATCTATACAATGGTTCAAAGAATTTATATAATTATAAAGAGTTTGCTGCAAATGTATTTGAAAGATTTAATGCTGAGTTAGACAAAAAAAGTCAAAAATCAGTTGAAGATTTTTGTAAATCAATTCCTAAATCAAATAATTTACAAGAGCAAATTTGGAACATTGAAAACAAAGTAAAAAAAACAATTCCATACAACCGCTACTTTGATAAAAAAGAAAACCTTGCAGAAGTTATCAAAACGAAACAAGCTAATCAAACCGAAATTTTATCACTATATCTGGCAATTTTTAAACATTTCAAAATAGAAAATCAAATTGTATTTGCTTCAAATAGATATGATATTCCTTTTGATCCTGAATTTGAAAGTTATGAAAACTTAGACGAACTTTTGTTCTTCTTCCCTTCTATCAATAAATTCATGACACCAACAGAAATTGAATATAGAATACCTTTAATACCAAATATATTAGCAAATAACAACGGACTTTTCATCAAAGGAAAAGAATTTGCAGGAGTAAAAATGGGTATTGGAGAAGTTAACTTTATTCCAATTCCTGGAGTAGAAATTACACATGATGTAATGAACATTACAATCGATTTTACAAAAGACATTGAAAATCCTATTATTACAAACGAAATGTCATTTGGAGGTTATGCCGCATTAAATTTCCAACCTATAAAAGACTTTGCGCCAGCTGAACAATACAAAGAAATTTTAAAAAGCATTGCAGAAAATTATACACTACAAGAAGAATACACTTCTTTAACAACTGAAAATGATGGAACCGACTTTATTGGAAAAAAACCTTTTGTTTTAAAAGTTACTTTTGAAGGTAAAGATTTAGTTCAAAAAGCAGGCGATAACTATCTTTTCTCTGTTGGAAAAACGATAGGTTCTCAAATGGAGTTATATCAAGAAAATAAACGTATGATGCCCGTAGAAATTGATTATCCACATTCTTACTTACGTAAAATTAAAATCAAATTACCAAAAGGAGCTACGGTTAAAAACTTAGAAAAGTTTACAATGAATTACAAAACTGACATCAATGGTAAAACAGAAGCAGCCTTTGTAAGTGATTACAAGACCCAAGGCGATGAAATTATGATTGAAAATACAGAATACTATAATATAATTAATTATCCTTTAGAACACTTCGATTCATACAAAGCAGTCATCAACGCAGCTGCCGACTTTAATAAAATTGTTATTGTACTAAATCAATAG
- a CDS encoding DUF3857 domain-containing protein has translation MNWSKLLNNSRILLLLIGFGFSSTAQNGLEDYKKQFPDFNEVVLLDYQGYDIFIENKKIKIIQNTSFESMILSENGIHNNKESFTYSELVKLIDYDAYSVVNIKGKEKKIKVSQTAEKNSSSSSVFFDDIKERQLIFPNLETGSKKVYHYKREFVDPFLLHKYMFIGGFPIKNATFEVKTDKNINIGYKIFNDPNNTIEFEKKEVKGKFVYTWTLKDVKAYKFESNSPGILHSAPHIDIYIKDYTINNTKTEVLDDIDLLHKYYQGFVTNINKKECIDLKKITEEITKDKTTEEEKIKSIFYWVKDNIKYVAFENGYEGFIPREASLVFERKFGDCKDMANIIVSMAAYANVKNVNLSWIGTREIPYSYTELATPAVDNHMIASYKKGDEYIFLDATDRETRFGLPSSFIQGKEALVNNGTTYNIVKVPVVSAINNKVDDIVKIKIQNDKLIGNGRMEFNGFNRSMTLMQIGDASGKSRFEMIKSLVLKGNNKFNLNSYTEENIGNRDLPYFVNYDFELDNYLIKVDKEVYLNPFLHKIFEKNPIQKDRITGYDFEIISFFNSEYEYEIPSNYSLKYIPKDFTLENELLKVGTTYTKGDNKITVKYTFEVKKLVIEPNDFQLWDDSIKKMKSNYSETLILIEK, from the coding sequence ATGAATTGGTCGAAATTGTTAAATAATAGTCGTATTTTATTATTACTAATTGGATTTGGTTTTTCAAGTACTGCACAAAATGGTCTTGAAGATTACAAAAAACAATTCCCAGATTTTAATGAAGTAGTTTTACTTGATTATCAAGGGTATGATATATTTATTGAAAATAAAAAAATAAAAATCATACAAAACACTTCATTTGAATCCATGATTTTATCTGAAAATGGAATTCATAACAATAAAGAATCTTTTACTTATTCTGAATTAGTAAAACTTATTGATTATGATGCTTACTCAGTGGTAAATATCAAAGGAAAAGAGAAAAAAATAAAAGTATCTCAAACTGCTGAAAAAAACTCAAGCAGTAGCTCGGTTTTCTTTGATGACATTAAAGAACGACAACTAATTTTTCCAAATTTAGAAACCGGTTCAAAAAAAGTGTATCACTATAAACGCGAATTTGTAGATCCTTTTTTACTTCATAAATACATGTTCATTGGTGGATTCCCTATCAAAAATGCCACTTTTGAAGTAAAAACAGATAAAAATATAAATATTGGATACAAGATTTTTAACGACCCTAATAACACTATCGAATTCGAAAAGAAAGAAGTAAAAGGGAAATTTGTTTACACCTGGACATTAAAAGATGTTAAGGCTTATAAATTTGAATCCAATAGCCCTGGAATATTACATTCTGCCCCTCACATTGATATTTATATAAAAGACTATACCATCAACAATACAAAAACTGAAGTATTAGATGATATAGATTTATTACATAAATATTACCAAGGTTTCGTTACAAATATCAATAAAAAAGAATGTATTGATTTAAAAAAAATAACAGAAGAAATCACTAAAGATAAAACGACTGAAGAAGAAAAAATCAAAAGCATTTTTTATTGGGTTAAAGACAATATTAAATATGTAGCTTTTGAAAATGGATACGAAGGATTTATCCCTAGAGAAGCTTCATTGGTTTTCGAAAGAAAATTTGGAGATTGTAAAGACATGGCTAACATTATTGTATCAATGGCAGCTTATGCAAATGTTAAGAATGTAAATCTTAGTTGGATAGGCACTAGAGAAATACCTTATTCTTACACAGAATTAGCTACACCAGCAGTGGATAATCATATGATTGCTTCCTATAAAAAAGGAGATGAATATATCTTTTTAGATGCAACAGATAGAGAAACGCGTTTTGGTTTACCTAGCTCCTTCATTCAAGGCAAAGAAGCATTAGTAAATAATGGTACAACTTATAATATTGTAAAAGTTCCTGTTGTATCTGCAATAAACAACAAAGTAGATGATATCGTAAAAATCAAAATTCAAAATGACAAATTGATTGGTAACGGTCGAATGGAATTTAATGGCTTCAACAGAAGTATGACTCTAATGCAAATTGGTGATGCTTCTGGAAAATCACGCTTTGAAATGATTAAAAGTCTAGTATTAAAAGGAAATAATAAGTTCAATTTAAATTCCTATACAGAAGAAAATATTGGGAATCGTGATTTGCCTTATTTCGTTAATTATGATTTTGAATTGGATAATTATTTAATCAAAGTAGATAAAGAAGTGTATCTTAATCCGTTTTTACACAAAATTTTTGAAAAAAACCCAATTCAAAAAGACAGAATAACAGGCTATGATTTTGAAATTATTTCATTTTTTAATTCCGAATACGAATATGAAATCCCTTCTAATTATAGTTTAAAATACATTCCTAAAGACTTTACTTTAGAAAACGAACTATTAAAAGTAGGAACAACTTACACAAAAGGAGATAATAAAATAACGGTTAAATATACATTTGAAGTAAAAAAACTAGTTATTGAACCAAATGATTTCCAATTGTGGGATGATAGTATCAAAAAAATGAAAAGCAATTATAGCGAAACTTTAATTTTAATCGAAAAATAA